The Malus sylvestris chromosome 8, drMalSylv7.2, whole genome shotgun sequence genomic interval TCAGCCattggattcaatgtattttaaaaaacaaaatttgaatatGGATTGTTGGATCAACCAACTGTCCAAAAAGCTCAGCCATTGGATGATAAAAATAGTCATTGGGCTCATGATGATGGTCAATAGCGGCCCTGACAGTGGGTCCCACCTTGTCGGGCGCTGAAGGCCTCAGCCAGTGTGGGGCGAGTTGGGTGTGTGAGCAGGCCGAGAATGGGTTGGGTTTGGGCGAGTCCACTCTTTTATAGGCTAATTTTTTGGGGGtatttggcttttgtttggcATTTGGCTTTGACCTGGGTTGGGtttgggtggggggggggggggagcaaTAAATGGGGAAATTACCAAGCCCAACCTTGGGCTAAATGctaatttttaggttttattcccCTCCCCCCAAACCTAACATATGCTAAATGTGTGGGTTAAAAGCTAAAAGTCAAACAGAAGCCAAATTCCCCTTGGATTTAGCCTAGAAAATGGTGTGGGCACCACCAGCAGGACCTCACCCACATGGGCATGTCTCATaggatttattgaatccaatggctgagatcgaatataatcaaatttaacggtaaaaaaaaatttaacggcccaaatttaaatctaacggctaaaataattaaaaaaattatttaactcaaaattcatccaaatttagtgatttttcaatatttatcggaatttaaatatttttaggttaaagtgttcataaaattaaattataatagtgtacataaattttttttaaattactttaaaagaaaaaatgtttCTGGACTAAAAATTTTAGCTGTTTCTGGACTAAAaattttagcttttagcccaatgATTGGAGTAGAAAAACTATTTCTAgactaaaaattttaatttttagccCAAAAATTGGAGATGATCTTAGGTGAGAAAACTGGCCTTAGACCGTGGGGCGGGTACTAGCGGTTTAGGACGGGATCGGGgcagtttcatatattttagccgagtttgatattaaattaagttgtctaaaaaaaaaaaaaaaaaagggccggGTCTgttatcattttcactttctccgtttctcaatctctctcaaacTGAATCTCCACAGCTCAGTCCTCCCTCTCGAATCTCGATAGCTGagctccctccctccctccctcaacTCCTCTGAAGTCGACTccgaccaccaccaccagctCCTCCCAACTCCGACCACCACCTGACGGTCAATCTCACTAAAGGTATTCAATTTTAGGGATTAggattgaaaaataaattagggttttgtagatTTAGGGTTCTTGATTTGCTGCTTGTGTATGAGTTTGGAATTTGGTTTGCTGCTAGTGTATGTATGAATTTCGAATATTTAGATTTTGTGCTATTGCTGACGGTCCAACTCAGCAGGCGTCGACTCGTACGCTCTGTGGTTCCGGAAATGGAGTTGGCGAACAAGGTGGTGAGCGCCGCCACGAGAGCGGTGAGCAACAACACGGTGATAAACGTGGCCCTGGTGGGTGCGTTCGTTGCACTGAGCGTAAGGTCGGTGAAGCAGCAAAACGACATCGAATCGCTGGAGGCGGAGAAGGCGTCGCTCATCAAGTCGAACAAGGCGGCGAAGCAGACCTTGTGGGACTGGAAGCAGCAGCTCTTCGCGGATGCCGCCTCCGCCGACTCTGCCCTGGTTCCGCTTTCCAGGCTCAAAGCCATCTACGGCGAAGCCCCAGTCTCACAAATTGGTAATTTCACTCTCACTTTCTTTGATTTTGCGTTTGTTTCTAGGGGTTAGAAAATTTAGGGTTTGATAATTGGGAAACTGACCGAAAGGCAGATTTGACAAATCTCAATTGATGAAATGATCATAATCAAATAATGACGACATATCGATCAAATATTGATGACATTGTAGTATCAATAAAATCCCCAAAAGTGATCATTTTCGCAATTGAGATTTGTATTTTCAACATTTCAGTCaatttctgtttattatttgtGGGTATGTTCTGATTTATTGAGTAATATTGCTTTAGGTGAGGTTGTGAAGGAGGAATCAAAATCTGCTGCCCCCAAATTTGTGGTCTGATGAGATTTgagttttttacaattttgggACATTTGGGTTTCTGATTAAATGTGTCAATGTTCATAGATTTTTATCAATCTTAGAGGCTTAGATGGATTGTAGACCAAAAAGTGAGAGAGTCGGATGAACTGATTCTGAATTTTTAAGTTGTAGTTGAAAGGGCTGTTTGTTTTTGCAAATTACAATGCTACAATGCACAAGAAACTTGATATTTTCTTTCGTTTCGAAGCAATTGCAGCTGAGTTAAATGTCTTGCTTTCATTTGATGATTGAGAATTTGGACCGCTTGTGTTCAAGTGTTGTGCCATGGAACTGTCGGTAACTTTCTTGTTTTTGCAAATGGCAATGCACAAGAAACTCAATGTTTTCTTTAATTTCCAAGCAATTGCAGCTGAGTTTAATGTCATGCTCTCATTTGATGATTGAGATTTTGGACCACTCGTGTTCAAGCGTCGTGCCATGGAACTGTGAGTAACTTTCTCTTGCCGGACTTACGCTACCAacaaatgtttatgttgatgtCTAATGATTTTGGGGATGAATGTGTTGTTTTCATGAGAAGATTAAGGGGCTAAATTCAAGATTGCAACCCAGCTGATCACattgttttgttattttgtaCTCACTTGATCAATATTTTCTTCATTATTTAGGGGAAATTTTAAGAATCAAGCTTCTGTGGTGTGTAATTAGAGATGTGAAAAACACCTGCATTCACATTTTGGCCTAAACTTGCACCCCAAGTACTTTGTTATTGTTTTAGTTCATCTTACTAATCCTATTAACAACTTATTACTTGTTGCAAAGTGAGATTGTGAACAAGCATATAACGTTCGGTCACATTTAGTTGTTAGGATTGGATTATATTGGATAACTCACTAGATCAAGATAGGTTGAAGtagtggtattcctcattgCTTGGATGTGAGAGGTCTTTAGTTTCGAATCTCGGATAAGGAGAGTTCGCAACCACTCTATTCTCTTATAGTTATTccagtgtgtatatatatttcgttgtataaaaaaaaaattagatagaTTGGTCTCAAAGGAAATTTATCTTTGAAAGGCATCGTTTGggattgtttttttcttcacaaaaattGATTCACTTTAAAGTTAAGTAATAAAAAAGCGTGTGATGAAAATAAAATACACTGCTTATTTAATACCTCCATGCAACAGCTTTTAAAAGCGATTTGTAGGTTGTTTTTGAAAACTGTTTTAATAAGAGAGGTGTTAGATCCACTCCACAACCGTATTTTCCCAGCCAACTTTTAGTGAAAAATTTAATGAGACATTTGACCTTGTGTAATATGACTCATAAAGCCCTAATAAAATTATCCTAGTCTGTTTTTTTAtagccaaaagaaaaagaataattaGAGAAGACGAAGAGAACGCATGGCTTTCTTCAAATTGGAAGAAAAGTTAgaataaaaataagaagaaaagggAGGAGCCCAGCCATCCGTTTCAGAAAACACACATTCCTCTTAAtcgttttttttatcaaaatttcaaaatgtCGCTACTGAGATTTGTTAGGGGAAAGATTTTCGGAAATCCAGCAAATTCTTCGTCGATATCAATGACGACTGAGATGAGGAGGAAGATTAAGACTATTTTTTTCGTAGTCTTGGGCGTTGTGAGGTGAACATGTTCGCATGCGTCAAGGCTGTCAACAAGCAGAAGGTGCTCAAAGGGCGAATTCACGATCAACACTAAAAGGGGTGCCGTCGATTGCTGAAGTCTATTATGAATTGGAAGGTCACGTTTGGTCGACCTGAGACGACCAAGATCCAACATCGCCTTGCGAGATTGGGCTTAACGTTGGATGCTCAGGTTTCTTGATTTGAAAAATCTTATGATGTTTTTTCTGGCTTTCTATTTTAGGATAGTATTACTATTTAATTTAGAGGTGCGAGAGTGACGCTCTTTTTCCTTTCGTCTGTGTTGAAATCCCCTACAAGATTTTTATTGTGGCACATTATTAGCTTCCTATCCTCTTTGATTGTACGTTTTCTTTCTCATCTAATTAATATTGtacttcatctcaaattctaactttaaacttttggaaaataattaaattgatTTGAGGACATTTTAGGTAATCTCCAACCAAAGGGTCCAGATGGTCAGATGGCCGAAAATAGCtcgaaaatcgtctccaaccgaaggctaggtcagagggctctggaatctgggagggtcCCACggaatcggagagggctggagggctgacTGTAGCCAGCCCGGAGctggccaattttttttttaatggtttgTTATTTCTGTCAGTTATAGCCGACATGAATACATTATATTACTTAATATAAATGTATTACTGTCGGTTACTAAATAATATCaatgtattcctgtcggttataaccgacaggatttcttaagaaaaaattcaaatgcaacggctagtagccgttgcatttgatttttttttttttacaaaattgttcatataacttctattttttcctataacttttattttacaaaatttgtatcatattttttttaaattccattttttcctataacttctatttcacaaaatttgtttcattttattttaagttgtagtttttaaataataaattatgtttggctttATGGCCCTCtggctctcggttggagacggttttttgtgacagggctaaaacgagtcatctggccttcggttggagacggaggcaaatatggtcatgtactgttcattaaaatattaaggcaatctccaaccgaaggatctagagggccagagggccgaaaatagccctaaaaccgtctccaactgagggctaggccagagggctcgagaatctgggagggccccacgaaATTTCAAAGggtcaaagggccaaagggctggctgctttcggccagccagccaaCCCCGGGTTGGCTTTTTTTTTAACCGacaggatttaaaaaaaaataattcaaatgaaacggctactagccgttgcatttgatttgatttttttttacattattattattattttttatttacaaaaattttcatataacttctattttttcctataacttctattgcacaaaatttatttcatatttttttttaaattccatttttttcctataacttctatttcacaa includes:
- the LOC126633366 gene encoding uncharacterized protein LOC126633366 isoform X1, with the protein product MELANKVVSAATRAVSNNTVINVALVGAFVALSVRSVKQQNDIESLEAEKASLIKSNKAAKQTLWDWKQQLFADAASADSALVPLSRLKAIYGEAPVSQIGEVVKEESKSAAPKFVV
- the LOC126633366 gene encoding uncharacterized protein LOC126633366 isoform X2 gives rise to the protein MELANKVVSAATRAVSNNTVINVALVGAFVALSVRSVKQQNDIESLEAEKASLIKSNKAAKQTLWDWKQQLFADAASADSALVPLSRLKAIYGEAPVSQIAEFNVMLSFDD